In Vanacampus margaritifer isolate UIUO_Vmar chromosome 6, RoL_Vmar_1.0, whole genome shotgun sequence, the DNA window AATATTTCTCTGATCAGACTTGAAATTtacaaaaagtgtatttctCAAAACAATTTGTACAACTAGCCAAACATCATGGTTCCCTTGCTAAAGCCATTTTCTCTCTCAAAATCCTTAGTACatctatcaaaaaaaaagatttgtgtcACATAGCAGTACGACAAGTCATTGTATACGGACAACAAAGTCAAATTGCTTAGTAATGTTGTCATTATAACCATGTATTCTGGATGATGAGACGTTCTGATGTAAATATTaagttttgattaaaaaaatcagtATTCTAAATTGAAAGTTACACCTTCGTGCATGTAGAAGATTGATTGCAAAAGAGTGGGCAAGATCCACATTTCACTTTCCCTCTTTGCACAGTAATTTgttgaaaaacatattttcgtgTCATAAAGCAAgcaggttaaaaaaatgttttcacaaaaagcgATGACATTAACATTGAGGTTAATGGAGGTGTTGTGTGACTTACTCCTTACTACAAGTCATATTATAGGTACACTAAATAACATTGTTGcgacacaagtgtttttttctaaaagaagactcttgtgactacaaaatcTCCATATATGATGAGATTTGAGGAAATGTTATTGCTACGGTGATGAATTAATCTGagattttttgaaatatttttatgcCACTAATGACCTGCACTCTAGCTGAAGCCATACACATCACTGTGAAAGctttatttcctcttttttgctCACTTTCTTTAAACATGCACAGGAAGGcacaaatataaattttttagattttttttttttttacaccaatctCAAGATGGGAAATGTGTCAACCAAatgagatataaaaaaaaattaaaaattaaaaaaatcatatcccTCAATCACTCTATGTGCGGTTTGTGGTTTGGAACAAGtacttgattttatttattttcttctttttaacccCTTAGACCTTTTCTTGGGGAACTGTGCTGCCGAGTTATCATggaatcatgaaaaaaaaaaaacgagttgagacgtattttttatatttgtggtgATACATGTTAAAGTGTGGGCTGAATTCCTGcaagaaaaacagaaataaaggAGAATAAACGAAGATATTAATGCAGGGGAGTAAGatgggctgctttgctacacagaataataatataataataataattattattattattattattattattattattattattattattattattattattattataaattataatacattgAATTTATGGAGCACTTTTCCAAAGAATTGTTTACAATTTAGAATAAGTagacaataaaaatacacaaatttaaCAAAACGAGACGGAATAGTACACTCAAAAAGTCCATTGTTAAGTGAAGAATATTAAGTGATGTGTATAGGAGAGGTTGCAGTTTAAGCGGTGTTGCCTctgtttccatccatccatcttctgaaCCGCTAATCCTCTATTGGTTACAATTATTTTACGTTCAAGGCAGTGCGGAACAGGTgcgattttaatttatttttgaaaaaaagagggGTCAATTGTAACACGGATGTCTTTCGGGAATGAATTCCAAAGGGTGGGGACAGCAACAGAGAATGCTCTGTCCCCCCAGATTCGGTCCTAGGGACAGTCAGAAGGTTATTGTCAGAGGAACGTGAAGGTGTGTAGGGGTGGAGCTTTAAGTCTTTAAGGTAGACGGGGGCCTAGATATGAGGGCTTCATAGGAGAGTAGAAGaattttgaattgaaaaatgagaaaatgcttacattctcCAAACCtgtgccgttctaacgagccctttgtGGAATCCGGTATGTTTAACCGTTAAGTTGTGAGAGTGTTGTGTTCGAGGTGTGTGCCCTCTCATAGAACTCAGTTGAAAACCCTTGTCTGTGTCCACACAGGTGTACAGTAATTCCCACACCCTCTCCCACCATCTGTCACTTCCGCCTGGCAACTGGCTTAGACTATCAGGTAGGGTTTACTGTCATACTTCTACAGCTCTCTGTTTCAGGTTAGACTGTTcagctgtttttcttttatgattGATTGAAGTCACTATTTCAAACGTTGGTGGAATATGTTTAATTCCTTGTTGATGTTGACGTTCAAATCTGATAGCTTGCAGTTTGTGCCTTATTCATATTGATTGTTTTCTGGGTAATTTGACCAAAATGCAGAGGGAAGCGTAAACCAATCCTGATAAACGGATTATGATTGAAGTCATTACCATTGGGCATTTTATCCAAGCTGTTACTCGCTTATATACAATGCTGCATCATGGCATTCAGTACCTTTAGTCAACCTATTACATAAATACTcaggcagccattttcagatTTCCACACCATCATTATAAATTACCTGTCATCATTCAACCATGTTAATGGAAGCAGACCACAAAGCCATTATTCTTTTAAATACCGGTTAAATTGTATCTCTTCTCTAATGCCTCCCCAATTTACTAATGTCCCTTTGCCACAAAAGCCAGTTACTTATCGACCCTTAACAGCCCTTTGCTCCTacgctgcacacacacacacacacacacacacacacacacgcacacgcacacgcacacacacacacacacacacacacacacacacacgcacacacacacgcacacacacacacacacacacacacacacacacacacacacacacacacacacacacaattcacaaCACCATGGCAGCATTCCACATTCACCATGTAAGACTCTAAGTCTTGCCACAAAAGTCAATAAAGAAAACCAAAGCTAATGCACTAATGCAGTAGTTATATTTTGGTTGGGTTAAAAGCCACATGGATGCATATAAAAGCTAAGTAATAAATAGAAATGGATGTGTTTCATCATTCATACAATATAGTATCATTGTTGACTTTCATACAGCTTTTTCAGTTACTAATGTGCTTACCCACAATCACTACAAATGTGTAACTGACTGGAGATCAGTCCAGGGTATCTGTTTTATCTGAGTTCATGTGCTGACATCACTGGGTAGTGCGACGTGACATCTCGTCCAAGCCCAAAGTGCCACCCAAACCTTTTTTCCTGTCCAACTCCTCCACTTTGTCAGCGCTAGACAAGGTTGCTTTAGTTAACAGAAACTAGCAAAATAACTAAagctaaaattgaaaataacttttttttcaacaaaataaataaataaaaatgattttcaaaattatgaaaattatttgaaagtacattttatgtttagatAACTATAATAATTGGGAACAtgttcattttcacatttgacAATTAATTTACTGTAGCTAATACAAGCCTTTGagcttgattttaaatgtgtttatttaggcAATTTTAGGAGTAGTATTATGCACTGCACTTCAATTCATAGTCCATGGGCTGATTTGCAGTAGCATTCCTTTTATTTATAAGATTTATGATTAATGATACTGATGATGTTAATGTAAATAAAGACATTTCAACTTCAATTAACTCCCTTTTTAATACTAAATATGTTTATTCATGTGACTCCAACAGCCTACTCATCGACAAATTAATCAGTTGCACTACTCTGCAAGGCCACATGGGGCAGCATGAGGATGCCTGCATGTTTAATGCCAACAAGGTAATACTATGAATTActattttgaaaacaatataTCCAGTTAGCAACTCACGCACTTACAGAAGTGTCTTGCCAGAAAAATTAAAAGTTCTTTATTACATTATAACatgaaaaatgttatgtttcaacgtgttaattttttttgttttaacatgaGCAACTTCATGTTTCAACATGATAAAGTTTAAGTTTCACGTAAAAAAGTGATAAAATTCTCATATTAACATATTTCACGTTTTAGTGCAataagtttcacattttaatgtgaTAAATTGCACATAATCTGAAATTAAACAGAAATGTATGTGAACTTTGTTACATTAAAACGCCTTAtcgatgtatttttttcctggtgtgGCTACAAAATGCTTCCATATATGCTTAgcttttcaacaacaacaaatgacaaaGTGTTAGTCGTCTTGTGTAGTGCGATGCACTGGGTGGTTAGCACGACTGCCTCGCAGAAACAAGGTTCAGGGTCAGAAAACAAATTAGCTTTACCACGCTGAACATTACTAATGCTGTGTTCGTTTCATTAACGGGCAACCAGTCCATTTATTTATCTGCATTGTGATTGAGTAATAATCAATTATTCtgattattgattgatttttgtcATCACCACAATTGTCGTCCTTGTCACTATCATCATCGTCGTGATTTTTGTCATCATCTTCATTACCGTCATTAACATCATCGccttcatcattatcatcatcatcatcttcaaaatgagtcTTATTTTGAAGGTTCCAAGTGAGGACGTTCCTCTTCTTCGCAGTCCAGTTGCGATCCAGTGTCCCGCACGGTGACAAGCAGCAATTCTCAACCTTTAATGAGTCAAGACGTGGACATGCATAACATTAGAAAAATGTCAGAACATCACCAAATGAGAATATCGTAAAAAGGATTTCATTCGAGGGGTCACATGCATACATCTCATCCCTTTAAATGTGGTCCCCAAAGCTGTCAATTTCTGTTATAATTTGAAAGGCACTTAAATGAAAAGGATTGCTTTTATTCTTGTTGAAACATGAATATGTTAAGGAAAGACAAGTGCACATTGATTAGCCTATCACTTGTTACACTGGAAACCAGTTGCAGTTTCAGTTTTAAGAAGACACTGaagttttttgcttttttatttatttattatttttttaatgcttgcttGCTGCTTGACACACACGATGTTTCTGCAATgctatttacacttggaaaaacCAGTTGGTCGTCATATTTATGATTCATATACAGTGGTCCCTCACTACTTCGCGGTTCACTtatcgcagatttttatttgggtcaaGTCAATTGCTACACTGTAGCGCCATTGCAAATGAAAGTGCATCAAATTATTTAGAACAACATTTcggtgaaaagaagaaaaagagtttcagctcaaatgaaaggaagggtttataaaactgtggtgagacgagcaatgttgtttggtctggagacattgccacagaggaaaagacaggaggcagagttggaggtggcagagatgaagatactgaggttctctttgtgagtgaccaggatggatagaatcaggaatgagtaaatcagagggacagcacatgttagaggctttgaagataaagtcagagaggccagactgagatggtttggacatgtccagaagattatattggcagaaggatgcagagtttccaaatgccaggcaggaggtctaaaggaagaccaaagaggaggtttatggaagtagttaaagaggacatgaaggtagttggtgtgggagcagaggatgcagagggcagggttagatggaggcaactgattcgctgtggcgacccctgaagggaaaagccgaaaggaaaagaagaagattttggTGAAATAAAtaagcattaatattcactcaGAGTCATGCataaagtatgaaaaaataaacgTACAGCATTCCTGCTTGATAATTCAACATGGAAGGCATTTCCATCCTGCTCCGTGAAGGCGGACATGTTTTGCTCGCAAACCGGAAGTACGTTGGTGGAAACCGGAAGTACGTTAAGCGATAttaattttcctttaaaaaatagtaaatatttatctatacaattattatttttttaatgacacagaaatatttttaaccttatttgaacaaaaaaacgttACCTCTAATTTGTGACTATTCACCTATGGCTTTGCGGGTGTGGGAAGTATCACCCACGAAAAGTAAGGGAACGCCGTATACGATTTATTTTGTCTTGCAGTTTGCATCCGCCggcaattaattattatttttttacagtactgtaacCACAATAATACCGTACCAATGTCTTAAACCGTGAAGAGAATGTACTTTCTGTCACATTTTCATATCATTGCATCTCAATAAATCAATGTTTTCAGTTGCATGTATAGCTTTGGCAAAACAACTTATGATCTAGAAATCCATCTGGAACTCTTGACAAACAAAACTACACACCTTAGAAACTCAAATGGGAACTTGTCAGACAGTTTTCACTTCTCCCCGTGCCTTGTAAAGGCAGAGATCAAAATACATTCAAGTTGTGAcagtgcttgaaaaaaaaaaaaacctgaaggTTACACCAAAGTTGACTgatattttgcaattttcagTCTCTTCATATGTTTCTATAAAAAGTATCAATTTCCACACAAGTGTagtcttcattttaaattaagtaaTCTTACTTTGGTGCTGAAACTTGGCATCGTTCAGCCTTCAAAAGCTCATCAATATGATGCTTTTAAATCCTGAAATGGCAgccaatttcaaaatgtaatttaagtaGTAAGTGGCAGTTTATGTAAAAGCATGCGTGTGTATTTTCAAATGACATAATGTAAACTTTGGGATTCAACTATGGATTAATATTATTTAgaaatttctaaaaaatattttttttaggaaactGTGGCATCAACAAACCTGGTCTGTGGCTACAGCATCTCTTCAAAGTCCATCTCTCCTGGACGTCCTCGTTACCACCTGCAAATAAAACATCCAGCTGTTATTGATTGACAGCTCATCTGACGGATGATTGATGACTGCTCCCGCTTACCAGGGAGGACGACTTCCTCGGCATCAGAATACAGTCTGCAGGAGGCGTCAGTAAGTTGCTGCGGTGTTTCCCTATGACGACGCTCCCGTTGTCTCTTTCTGTAAAGCCAAATGCCGATGCCCACCGATAGGACTATGACGGCGGTGACCACGACAACGGCCACGATGATGCTGATGTGATTCACAGGCTCCACTGAAACACAAAGTACACAGAATATgtaacaaatttcgccccatcttagatgggtgtgacaatcagtggatcttatcttatcttaagtAAAGCCCGTATCGCACTGAGGAGCCAAAAGTTAGTCAATGTTTGCGATggtagcgaatgttgatttctcatcAGGATTGGTCAGTTGTCGTGCAAGGTCGCAAACGTTTACCAATCGTTCGTCAGATGTTCACTAGACATTCGCCATGGGAagttttgaacatgttaaaaattaaaaacaattaaaactgTTCTTGAGAACGTCTGGCAAACGTGACGAGAAATCAGCATTCGCTAACTTCGCGAACACTCGAAAATGTTTACACCCTTAGTAAGTAAATAATTGCCCTCAACAATGGTACTTTGGCTAGAAACTAGGGCCTAATAGATGCCTAACAGCAGACCAGTATCAGTCCATACAGGATTTTGAAAAGTAatccagggtttttcctggctcaaattgaggcagaggtatATGGTACCATCCTGACTATGGTGGGCGACTATCGATAACAGGTAtctgtgccaataccagtcttattttaagacATCGGTACTTGCGGCGGTGACTATACAattatcggccgccctcctgcagccgTAACGCTGCAACTGCAGCTAAAATACGTTGCtgccgagctcaatcaacacagcagGAGCGCTGTGTTGAGCAATATCAGttgctcaggctggaggtggcgagcaaattaggtggaggtggccgcctcagAATTTTGTACATAGGTAAAACCCTGTAATCATAATTAGCAAGAGTTTCACCATTTCAATGCTGATACAATCTTACATTCTCATGCAACCATAAATGCCCTTCAGTAGAGTAGGAATGGGCAGGAAAGATGACATGCATAGCTGCCAAGAATTTTGCGCTGGTAAAAATCATGAAATACTAAAAGAATATGTTTTTGATTCGATGAGCCATTCATTTTGTCATGCAAACAGTAATATATTGTTCAAGAAAACATATTCATCCTAAAGTTAGTTGTAGTTTAACACTAGATCTCCCAGAGCAGTCATTTTGACGCTTCTCAAAATTGGATTtgttgttactctgtttacATAGATCAACAATGTTCCTGGTCTTTTGACTTCTCCTCTCTCTGTATGTATATCATTACTGCActgccattttattgtattaaaaatctaaaaatatttagGAGTCATTGCTACTTAACCTCCGCAACCGtcaatttgacagctctattcaCTTCAATCTTTCACGTCGCTGGGACCCACGGTGTTGCGCCACTAGGCTTCCGTAGTTGGCGCCGCTGGGCTTACGTAGCTACTACCATTCAGCACGGAGGCTTTGGCTTTGCTAGATCACCAGAAGTCGGAACAAGACCAGCCCACCCCCGCTAAAAGGAGCCGGAAGTGGCGACGCAGTTCAAGGTATAATAAAAGCTTATAGTAAAATATAGGCTGCTAGATGATAGGGCTGGGTATCagttctaatttcctcaatcaatttgatttcacttcacaagagttcagttcgattcgattttgttttttactgattcaattcgattcacttcaatccaatattgattaattatggaaaattaatactttttaaatatcaaaaacatgataaaaactccacaaacaataAATTCCAAGTCAAATTTTACGGAggaagtaactggttaaatgatttagtttactaatgactttccctttaaaattctattttcttataaatttctgggaaaagagaaataaaaaaaataattgagtcatagttttatgaatcaatatcaggctccaaaagaaacacattgataattcaattttttaaacccagccctactagATGTGACGGAGTCATGACGTTTTTGGCCGTACAATTCTGATAATCGAACTCAATAAAGCTCCACCAGAGAACCTACACCCGAGAGGGGGCTCTATTAGCTACACAAAACAGTGAGTAATAACCATATTAGGCGATTACCTGAGTGCGAGAGCGCAAGCCGTCAAAATGACGGCTCTGGGAGATCTAGTTGTTTTTGAATGCTGGTAGTGCTATCAAGCAACACCCTCTGCCCCGGACTGACGTCAAAGTGGCTTCGGGCTCGCAAACGTCTGTGTTTGCTCATTTTCTCTTACCATAGTTTGTTTGGATCTCGGCGGCATCCAGCGTGGTGATGATATTATCGAGAAGTCCATAGAGCCGGAAGACACAGGCGTAGCGGTGCCAGTCGGCAGGCGGTATGGCCTCCACATCTAGGCGGACGCTGAGCTGGAAGGTTCCATCATGATTGCGGAGCAGCTGGCCGTGCCCAACGTCCTCGTGAAGCTGCTCGCTGTCAAGCGTCCAGAACATGTCCACTTTATCGGGGTAGAATCCTGTGGCGTGGCACGTGACCGGTGCTGACGGCCGTTTCTGCAGCAGAGACACCAGGGGCCGCTCTGAGGATGTGCGACACAATCAAGTCATTAATTTTGTATGGGAATGAAGCTGCAAAAGAAGGGCTTCCACACACTGAGCGATGCAGTGAAGCTCCACTCAACACTCAAGCAGTGATTTTACGGGCAGCTGTGTACCGGCCACCGGTTTTGCAATTCAATGCAATTCCATTCAACATTTTAATCCCAGCTGCACAATATGGCAGTGATGCAAATTCTAGCCGATTAAAATGCACAGAAGGTTTCAcgcagggaaaaaaatccatttctGAGTAATAAGCAAGCAAGACAGCCACCCACCCACCACACGCTGCCAAGCGATAGAAACACATTATGTAGAGTAGGGCTGAATGATTTATCGTTTTGGGATCAAAATcgtaattatgggactgctgcaTAGCAAAGCAGTAGCAGAGCTActataaatcatttttttgagATGGGTCAGGTTCTCGTTGGATTCGGAAGAATCAAGCAGTGTGCAGCATGCCTAAGAAAAACTGGAGGTGCAGGtgctatttttgtccacttagGGTCACCATCACACATTCTTCAGTACACTGTGGAATAAGAACAATTGTGTAATTTTGAAGATTGCTGGTATCTGGCAGAAACTCTGTACAGTACCACTAAACTAGATACTTTTCAGGAtaaatggcatgtttttcaaccattaacattgcatcattagGGAGCAAGCCATTGTCAACAATTTCAAttagtcaataatttgtaaataataataataataataataaaataattaataataataataataaatactcataataataatcaatcaatatgaaattgaccaaattgtgaTAAGAGTTGTCGGCCCACAAATTTGGCATGGTAAGACTACGAAAAGTGAACGACATGTACATTAAAAGCCCTTCATGGTTACAGCCTAGAGCAGCCCCGCAAGAAATGAAATCCCTGATATAATATCCTATCCTATTGAAATACACCCTTGGCATTTTCTATAGGCATAAATGGCAGGACAAAAGAAGGTTTTACATTCAAtaatcgtcaacaaaaactagtGTAAGATAAAATACTGTAGTGTACTTCCCATTTTCAAATTTCTTCTTTCGTCAAATTTACGCAGGGTCAAACTAAATGGTGTGCCACTATCTCGTTGTGGACAACAGTGGAATCACACGTGAAATAAACAGGATTTAGAACAAAATAGTTATGAGCTATACAAAAAAATCCGTAGCAGAGCAGGATCACAAATCCGGAACCTGTGATGGAGGAGGATTTACTCTATATTTCATTTTGGAATTATACTGCAACATAAGaatatgtggaaaaagtgaagcaTACTAATATAGATGTTTAGaatttagagtaaaaaaaaaagatagaatgCACAGATCTTGTGTGGTAAAGGACTCGAGCAACTCACGTATCCTCTGCAGGATGCTCTTCCCATATTCCAGCGTCTTGTTGAGGCGCTTAGGACATTCAATGAGCAGGCGGTTCTCCATAAACTCCAGCCAGCCACTATTGTCGTTCCACTTGCGGCCAGTGAGCTCCAGCTGAGGCTTGAGCCAGATCCACCGCCGATGCTCCATGTCCAGAAACAGCGTGGTGTCTGCGTCGTAGCTGTGATGGTTGGAGCCTGACACAGTGCTGCTCTCATCGTCATACTCGCAGCCATGCAGCACCTGGAACACATGAACACCTGGCGCGGCGCAGGTATGCAGCATTACCTCGGAGCTTTGTCGGCTAGCTTTGTTGACGAGCGTTATTATTAGAGATGACACCAGGTATCGTGCTAATGGTGGCCAATAACACTTTTCTATGTAAACTTTTTCCATGGCTATCCTCTTATTTGTCCGTTAAGATGcaatttttgtaaacataatgCATGCTTATACTTTTTATATTAATGCTTAGAGTGTGTTAACCTAAATGTATGGTTGTTAGCTCAATTTCAGCAAGTCTGGCAGCGTTTTTCTCTTTAAACTTAATCCAAGTCCATCCTCCTATATTATGATGCAATTTCTCTAAGTTTATGTGTGTTTATAAGGTTAATGCTTAGAGTGCATTATTAGTGTGCATTTACCCAcattatacatttatattttcttaCTCAATTTGGGTGGTATGACGACTTTCTCCTTTACAGTACTTAATGCATCTACCAGTACTGATTTTATACATTTACGTGCTATACTTATTGCCAACTTGATAGTGTCGTGCTTCAGTTGAacctgtattattattgtttgcacTTCCGTTCATTTTGaaccagggtttttcctgtgtacaaaattcagaggcagCCACCTTCACCTaatttgctcgccacctccagcctgagccactgatatcgctcaacacacCGCTCCAGTAGGGCATACACTGATtcgtttaaaataatatttaggtATTAATTAGTCATCTGTTAGCTTTATTACTTAACTTTCTTTgataacattttgaaaaggcTAAAGGAAGTGCTATGGCTAAGGAGGCGGGGACGGAACCTTCACCTACCGTGTGATTGGTTAAATCTATCCAGAAGTATTCCCATGTTAATGTTTCCAAAGTGTTCCTGCCCTTGCCAGAAGTCCGTCTGCTTTTTCCAGTAGTCAGGTTCTTGGCGGAGGACGGCATCCATCCAAGGCTGTTTGGCCACAGCCACCTTGGTGCGGCTGTCGTAATGTTCTGTCACCACGCCGTCCACCACTACCACCGCCATCATGGATGGAAGACGTGGGATGTTGCTGGTCACCGTGTACACATGCCACAGAGAATGGAGGGCTGTGTGGAGTTAAAGACATTGCTTACTCATTTAGAGGAGCAAAAATTCATCGACTCTTCAACAACTAATCGATTAGCACCAAGTAGAGCTGGGTGATatggaaaaatggaaaatacgGAAAAATCTATCATGATAGAAGCCGTTTTATATCACAGTAACGATATACCACACAATACACTTTCAGTTATGCTATAAAAAGTTATACAACTTgaagcaagatgaattctcacggtatttgtgagttcacaaactccagagaatccatcttgtactaaGCCCGCTGATTTTCACTGATGCGAACCACTGGTGGTTTGGGCCAATCACAAAGCAATATTATGTTTGGGGGCAGGATATGTGACtatgacgaaaccaggaagcgttGAGGCCATGAGAAAaataaacctaacatggacgaatggaatAAAATTCTGTTCTCACAGAGTTACtcagtttccttgttgaatgttgaacagcaagaggcgcttcgtgcatttttagctggtaaagatgtttgtgctttttttttatttatttttttttatttacgacGAAAACTAAGAGGACATTTTCAAGTActtttgccgtgattggtcaaaacaactGCTAGGTAGATATGAAAGTATggctttttgaatggaattatggaaattaaGCAAATTTTTGAGGATATTCTATTTTTTTGACGAGACCTGTACAGTGGGTACAGAttgttgagatttatttttatttttattgtacaaccaaatgtttttgtcttggCATGGTTTGTGAGTTGTCCTGTCATTTTTGCCTAAAAtggctattaaaaaaatgatacattAATAGTAAAATTGAAACTGTTTATGGAGTATCAGCATAATTTTGATCTCTTTTTTAAGATAACAGTTTGAATTTTTTCTCCCCAACAGTCAGAATATGTTACAGTCAGTACTACTAGCACTGAGTAATGTAAGTTTTTTTAGACGCCATATCGCCATCCCCTGGCCAGtatgagaaaacaaaaataaaaaaaacgttttttccccCGATTTGTGCCTCATGCTGTATCCTATTTAcgtttatgaaataaaaaattataatcaaaCTGTTAATAGGCTTTTCCTTGCTTATTCGAGACAACCAAACTAGAAAATCGAGCTGTATTTCAATTTTggtgttaatatttaaaaacgaaaatgaaataatgagtcatttttctATTTTGAATATCTGTTTTCAAACGAATATCAATTGACCAAAAGGTACACGGACCCTCTAGTCACGGCAAAAATAACCGCTAAATTAAATATGACAGACATTATGCTAACGTGTAAAATGGGACATTAACGTGTGATTGCATTAGTGAGCGAATGTTACGGTCAGTCTGTTCATTTCACGCGTGAAAACCCTTTTAGAGTCGATGTGGATGTGTGCCCATTGTGGGACTAAACGTTACCTTATCTTATTTTCACTGTAGTTAATAGTAGCACTTTTTAGCATAATTTGCTAAACCATTTGGATTGGTTTGCGATCTTACCGGCAGAAGCGACGTGACTCCAAACGAGCACAAATAATGCCGCTTTGTTCATGTTGCGATCTCACA includes these proteins:
- the LOC144053708 gene encoding major histocompatibility complex class I-related protein 1-like isoform X2, giving the protein MNKAALFVLVWSHVASAALHSLWHVYTVTSNIPRLPSMMAVVVVDGVVTEHYDSRTKVAVAKQPWMDAVLRQEPDYWKKQTDFWQGQEHFGNINMGILLDRFNQSHGVHVFQVLHGCEYDDESSTVSGSNHHSYDADTTLFLDMEHRRWIWLKPQLELTGRKWNDNSGWLEFMENRLLIECPKRLNKTLEYGKSILQRIQRPLVSLLQKRPSAPVTCHATGFYPDKVDMFWTLDSEQLHEDVGHGQLLRNHDGTFQLSVRLDVEAIPPADWHRYACVFRLYGLLDNIITTLDAAEIQTNYVEPVNHISIIVAVVVVTAVIVLSVGIGIWLYRKRQRERRHRETPQQLTDASCRLYSDAEEVVLPGGNEDVQERWTLKRCCSHRPG
- the LOC144053708 gene encoding major histocompatibility complex class I-related protein 1-like isoform X1, with protein sequence MNKAALFVLVWSHVASAALHSLWHVYTVTSNIPRLPSMMAVVVVDGVVTEHYDSRTKVAVAKQPWMDAVLRQEPDYWKKQTDFWQGQEHFGNINMGILLDRFNQSHGVHVFQVLHGCEYDDESSTVSGSNHHSYDADTTLFLDMEHRRWIWLKPQLELTGRKWNDNSGWLEFMENRLLIECPKRLNKTLEYGKSILQRIQRPLVSLLQKRPSAPVTCHATGFYPDKVDMFWTLDSEQLHEDVGHGQLLRNHDGTFQLSVRLDVEAIPPADWHRYACVFRLYGLLDNIITTLDAAEIQTNYVEPVNHISIIVAVVVVTAVIVLSVGIGIWLYRKRQRERRHRETPQQLTDASCRLYSDAEEVVLPGGNEDVQERWTLKRCCSHRPGVATANQLPPSNPALCILCSHTNYLHVLFNYFHKPPLWSSFRPPAWHLETLHPSANIIFWTCPNHLSLASLTLSSKPLTCAVPLIYSFLILSILVTHKENLSIFISATSNSASCLFLCGNVSRPNNIARLTTVL